Below is a genomic region from Hevea brasiliensis isolate MT/VB/25A 57/8 chromosome 3, ASM3005281v1, whole genome shotgun sequence.
GTATTCTTAGTGAAAGTACAACAGATGCTGATCTTCCATCACAGTAAGTACTGCAAGTTTGTGTGATGTCTCTGTCCTTTAAGCATGCAACCTGTTGATCATTGCTTTTGCTCTAGGTAGCAACACAATAAGTATGGTGGGATTATGATTGTAGAATCAATGCTCCTTATAGATATCATGCATTTGTTTGTTTCAcggagtttaatttttttttttaaataaaataaaataaaatcaatccATGTGTGCTGCAAAAGTCACCATAATTTGTCTTTATTGTGTTTTGCTTGAGATAACAACCAACAAAAAAATGAAAACTCATCATGAGTTCTGTTGTTTGTTCTCTTTTTTTAACAAGTGAGAAATTTTATTCAGATACAACAACAATTGagccttaatcccaaactagtttGTGTCGGTTATATGGATCACTTTTTGTCATTCGGTTTTGTTTGAAACCAATTCCTATCTATGAAGCTAAACAGAAAATTTTATTTAGATAAATTTTATTCAGATAGTGAACCTCCTGTATGCTGGGCATTTGATTCTGTAACTTCATGATGCAGTGGTTTATCAGCTATAAATTGTAGTGCCATTGGTAAATTTTTGCCATGCGCATATGCATGGAGTTTAAGCCTTTAAAAGCCCTTTGTTGAAAAATTGCGAAGGAATGGACTATATCTTGACTTCCATTTTCTGGGCACTCTTTAGTTAGGACCAGCATTGGGCGTTGTGTTTACACTGCTGCTGATAATGGAAAATAGATAAGAGTTTGAACatgttttcattatattttcattTTCCCAAAAGCCTGTTCTATTTTTGCTATGACCATTGCACATGACAAAGCTATTTTAACCATATGTAGTTGTGTACTTATATAGACTTTATGTTGGCAATTAAAGGTTTCATCCTAGTTTGTGTTTGTGTGTGTGTATTGTTCTTTTTGGGGTTTTGGTTTTATCACATCAAGAAGCTTATTTTTCATTTTACCTGCTATAAAAAGAGAGGTTAAAAATGTCTCTGTGTATACGTGTATTTTTCCCTTTGGGGTTTGGTTTCACACCTTGAGAAGCTTATTTTTCACGCTACCTGCTATGAAAAGAAACATTAAAGACATCTTGATGTAAAACAATCCATATTCCCCAAGCACAAAGGGGAAAGATCCTGTACAGCAAACCTTAAATAGGGTAATATAATCTCTTTCCTGAAGATCTTTAGTAgattattttatttcaaatttatttacaaattacCTAGGTTCTTATACTTGTTATGTTGGCTCTCTCTTGTGGTAGATTTATTGAAGTTATGACTGTTGATTTGTCTGATTTATCTAATACCTGCAGAATAAGATGCTGTAGTTTTTGCCCCAGCTGACTAAACATTATTGCCTGTTTGATCAGAATTGAGATGAAGTTACAGAAGATGGAAGTTGCAATAGCCAAAGCCAAAAAATTCCCTGTGGAATGTCATAATGTTGACAAGAAATTGAGACAAATACTTGATATGACTGAGGATGAAGCTAACTTTCACATGAGGCAGAGTGCATTTCTCTATCAGCTTGCAGTTCAAACCATGCCAAAGGGTCTTCACTGTCTGTCCATGAAACTGACCGTTGGATATTTCAATTCTTCTTTATATGATAGGGCACCCCTTCCATCTGAGAAATTTTTGGATCCTAACTTGCATCACTATGTTATATTCTCCAATAATATACTTGCTTCTTCAGTTGTTATCAACTCAACTGTTACACATGCAAGAGTATGTTCTATTAGTCTTCTGTTTTCTTTTCACTATTAAATGGCTGCAAATTCAGATATTAATACTAATGGGTTATTCTGCATGCTGCAGGATAGTGGCAATCTGGTTTTTCATGTGCTGACGGATAAACAAAATTATTTTGCAATTAAGTTATGGTTCTTCAGGAATGCTTATAGAGAAGCCGCCATTCAAGTGTTGAACATTGAACATCTTGACCTAAACTATCATGATAAGGCATCTTTGTTAAGCATGTCCTTGCCTGTAGAATTTCATGTTTCTTTTCTAGGTGTTGATAGTCCATCTGCAACTCATTTAAAAACAGAATACATATCTGTTTTTTCTCATGCTCACTATCTTCTTCCATATATATTCCAGAACTTGAAGAAAGTTGTGGTTCTGGATGATGATGTTGTTGTGCAGCAAGACTTGTCCAATTTGTGGAATCTCAACATGGGAGGGAAAGTAAATGGTGCTGTGCAATTGTGTTCAGTGCGGTTGGGTCAGCTCACCAGTTATTTGGGTGAAAATAGTTTTGATAAAAATTCTTGTGTTTGGATGTCTGGATTAAATGTAATTGATCTTGCTAGGTGGAGAGAGCTGGATCTTACTGAAACTTACCGGAAATTGGGACAACAGGTGACAGATTAAttctactattttttttttttaatttataattacattttt
It encodes:
- the LOC110668724 gene encoding probable galacturonosyltransferase 7 isoform X4 encodes the protein MPHHSLPRPLSVGNHNDKAGTTKVTKSTKNVGEDNEKLCELRFGSYCKWRKEHREDMKDSVVKKLKDRLFVARAYFPSIAKLPAQNKLSQELKQNIQEFERILSESTTDADLPSQIEMKLQKMEVAIAKAKKFPVECHNVDKKLRQILDMTEDEANFHMRQSAFLYQLAVQTMPKGLHCLSMKLTVGYFNSSLYDRAPLPSEKFLDPNLHHYVIFSNNILASSVVINSTVTHARDSGNLVFHVLTDKQNYFAIKLWFFRNAYREAAIQVLNIEHLDLNYHDKASLLSMSLPVEFHVSFLGVDSPSATHLKTEYISVFSHAHYLLPYIFQNLKKVVVLDDDVVVQQDLSNLWNLNMGGKVNGAVQLCSVRLGQLTSYLGENSFDKNSCVWMSGLNVIDLARWRELDLTETYRKLGQQVSKMTQSIEASALSASLLTFQDQIYALDNMWALSGMGHDYALDVQVIKNAAVLHYNGMMKPWLELGIPKYRRYWRSFLNRDDHFLRECNVHQ
- the LOC110668724 gene encoding probable galacturonosyltransferase 7 isoform X2, whose product is MKGGGGGYPGKRRWRCLVIGVLFLVVLSMLVPLVFLLGLYNGFHSSGYVSDWSSSSSDSDSNGARVDHGTHLIHHKSDQSNIQEIIDHFAPTLPSLEGALRNHINEVRNVSSTTSVKNDGEQQQKGEDNEKLCELRFGSYCKWRKEHREDMKDSVVKKLKDRLFVARAYFPSIAKLPAQNKLSQELKQNIQEFERILSESTTDADLPSQIEMKLQKMEVAIAKAKKFPVECHNVDKKLRQILDMTEDEANFHMRQSAFLYQLAVQTMPKGLHCLSMKLTVGYFNSSLYDRAPLPSEKFLDPNLHHYVIFSNNILASSVVINSTVTHARDSGNLVFHVLTDKQNYFAIKLWFFRNAYREAAIQVLNIEHLDLNYHDKASLLSMSLPVEFHVSFLGVDSPSATHLKTEYISVFSHAHYLLPYIFQNLKKVVVLDDDVVVQQDLSNLWNLNMGGKVNGAVQLCSVRLGQLTSYLGENSFDKNSCVWMSGLNVIDLARWRELDLTETYRKLGQQVSKMTQSIEASALSASLLTFQDQIYALDNMWALSGMGHDYALDVQVIKNAAVLHYNGMMKPWLELGIPKYRRYWRSFLNRDDHFLRECNVHQ